A genomic stretch from Gemmatimonadota bacterium includes:
- the eutM gene encoding ethanolamine utilization microcompartment protein EutM yields the protein MPLDALGMVETKGLVGAIEAADAMVKAANVRLIGKEKIGGGYVTVMVRGDVGAVKAATDAGAAAAERVGELVSVHVIPRPHSDVEIILPQRPEE from the coding sequence ATGCCCCTGGATGCGCTCGGAATGGTCGAGACGAAGGGCCTGGTCGGCGCCATCGAGGCCGCCGACGCCATGGTGAAAGCGGCCAACGTCCGTCTGATCGGGAAGGAGAAGATCGGGGGAGGCTACGTCACGGTGATGGTCCGCGGGGATGTCGGTGCGGTGAAGGCGGCGACCGACGCGGGCGCGGCGGCGGCGGAGCGCGTGGGTGAGCTGGTTTCCGTGCACGTGATCCCGCGGCCCCATTCCGATGTGGAAATAATTCTGCCGCAGCGGCCGGAGGAGTAG
- a CDS encoding BMC domain-containing protein, with product MPAGERPERRPEQALGMVETRGLVGAIEAADAGVKAAKVQLLGREYAEAGLVTVFFAGEVAGVKAAVDAGAAAAQRVGQLVSVHVIPRPHPDTDLAREPEPPPLPAQRPPDRQTGGWARGVGVAAPPTPRAAASRPDSLPPRAVLESLRVVELRHLARELPGFPIQGRAVSRADRETLLRAFDEYRSG from the coding sequence ATGCCGGCAGGGGAGCGCCCGGAGCGCCGCCCGGAGCAGGCTCTGGGCATGGTCGAGACGCGCGGGCTCGTCGGCGCCATCGAGGCGGCCGACGCGGGTGTCAAGGCAGCGAAGGTGCAGCTCCTGGGCAGGGAGTACGCAGAGGCCGGTCTCGTCACGGTCTTTTTTGCGGGCGAGGTGGCAGGAGTGAAGGCAGCGGTAGATGCAGGAGCAGCGGCAGCCCAGCGCGTAGGCCAGCTGGTTTCGGTGCATGTGATCCCGCGGCCACACCCGGATACGGACCTGGCCAGGGAGCCGGAGCCACCTCCGCTGCCGGCGCAGCGGCCGCCGGACCGGCAGACTGGCGGCTGGGCCAGGGGTGTCGGAGTGGCCGCGCCGCCGACGCCGCGGGCAGCCGCCTCCCGACCCGATTCACTGCCGCCGCGCGCGGTGCTGGAATCGCTTCGCGTGGTCGAGCTGCGCCACCTGGCGCGTGAGCTGCCCGGCTTCCCCATCCAGGGCCGCGCCGTCTCGAGGGCAGACCGCGAAACGTTGCTGCGAGCTTTCGACGAGTACCGCAGCGGCTGA
- a CDS encoding aldehyde dehydrogenase family protein — protein sequence MTPNLDRDLASIQQARQLLRAAAEAAKAWAQSSQEDVDRACEAMARSASQESERLARLARDETGMGRYQDKILKNRFGSEDVWRAYKPLRTRGILREYAEARVKELAVPMGVVAAITPSTNPTSTAMYKALISVKAGNSIVFSPHPRATECVVETVRVLMDAAERAGAPPNLISSMSTVTLEGTNELMRNELTDVILATGGTPLVRAAYSAGKPAFGVGPGNVPAVIERTADVDKAVADIVAGKAFDNGLLCSAENSIVCDAPVAQRALELLPRYGAYICTEEEKKRLEQVLAPRGRLNTALAGQDASEIAARAGIQVPPETRVLVARLTEVGREEEPLSIEKLSPVLGFYVDDGWRACCQRAIRILKLGGLGHSLVIHTMDEDVVDAFFREKPAFRILVNTVAAMGATGYTTGLAPAMTLGPGSVGGSITGDNITPLHLMNVKRLAYEVRSMTRPTPSPAPGLHSAEDRPLTISPNLVAGWPVAPPVDVPGGRCPAPQAYLASGSSAPNREEDGAAASPGPPSAQLPGSAVGLTPDEVGRIVREFLAHYRAGSR from the coding sequence ATGACCCCGAACCTGGACCGCGACCTGGCCTCGATCCAGCAGGCGCGGCAGCTACTTCGCGCGGCCGCGGAGGCGGCCAAAGCCTGGGCGCAGTCCAGCCAGGAGGACGTGGATCGCGCCTGCGAGGCCATGGCCCGCTCGGCGTCCCAGGAATCGGAGCGTCTCGCCCGCTTGGCCCGGGACGAGACCGGCATGGGTCGCTACCAGGACAAGATTCTCAAGAACCGCTTCGGCTCCGAGGACGTATGGCGCGCGTACAAGCCTCTCCGCACCCGCGGCATCCTGCGCGAGTACGCGGAAGCACGCGTCAAGGAGCTGGCCGTGCCCATGGGCGTGGTGGCTGCGATCACGCCATCGACCAACCCGACCTCCACGGCCATGTACAAGGCGCTGATCTCCGTGAAGGCGGGCAACTCCATCGTCTTCTCACCCCACCCCCGCGCGACCGAATGCGTGGTCGAGACGGTGCGCGTCCTCATGGATGCGGCTGAGCGGGCGGGCGCGCCGCCCAACCTGATCAGCTCGATGTCCACCGTTACGCTCGAAGGGACGAACGAGCTGATGCGAAACGAGCTGACCGATGTCATCCTGGCCACCGGCGGCACGCCGCTGGTCCGGGCGGCTTACAGCGCCGGCAAGCCGGCCTTCGGCGTCGGCCCCGGCAACGTGCCCGCCGTCATCGAGCGTACCGCGGACGTGGACAAGGCGGTGGCCGATATCGTGGCGGGCAAGGCCTTCGACAACGGGTTGCTCTGCTCTGCTGAGAACTCGATCGTTTGCGATGCACCGGTAGCGCAGCGGGCGCTCGAGCTGCTCCCCCGCTACGGCGCGTACATCTGCACGGAGGAGGAAAAGAAGCGGCTCGAGCAGGTCCTGGCGCCGCGCGGCCGGCTCAATACCGCGCTGGCCGGGCAGGATGCATCAGAGATTGCGGCGCGTGCCGGGATCCAGGTGCCTCCGGAAACGCGCGTGCTGGTCGCGCGGCTAACGGAGGTGGGCCGCGAGGAGGAGCCACTCAGCATCGAGAAGCTGAGCCCGGTCCTGGGCTTCTACGTGGACGACGGCTGGCGCGCCTGCTGCCAGCGCGCGATCCGCATCCTGAAGCTGGGAGGCCTGGGACACAGCCTCGTGATCCACACCATGGATGAGGATGTGGTCGACGCATTCTTCCGTGAAAAGCCGGCATTCCGCATCCTGGTGAACACGGTGGCCGCCATGGGTGCCACGGGCTATACCACCGGCCTCGCGCCGGCCATGACCCTGGGCCCGGGCAGTGTGGGCGGCTCGATCACCGGGGATAATATCACGCCGCTGCACCTGATGAACGTGAAGCGGCTGGCGTACGAGGTCCGGAGCATGACCCGCCCCACTCCATCGCCCGCGCCGGGCCTGCACAGTGCGGAGGACCGCCCGCTCACGATCTCGCCCAACCTGGTGGCTGGCTGGCCCGTAGCGCCGCCTGTCGATGTGCCGGGCGGCCGCTGCCCGGCCCCTCAGGCCTATCTGGCGTCAGGCTCCTCCGCCCCGAACCGTGAAGAGGACGGCGCGGCCGCGTCACCCGGCCCGCCGTCGGCGCAGCTCCCGGGCAGCGCGGTCGGCCTGACGCCGGACGAGGTCGGCCGCATTGTCCGTGAATTCCTGGCTCACTACCGCGCAGGATCCCGGTAA